TTCTATTATTTAACACAAACCACCCAAACACAAAATCCTATTTTGCTGCCCCTTCTCCGTGCTGCCCCAAAGTCAACCTTCGTTGACCTTCCCTCCGGGCCGGCCCTGCATGGTTTGCATGTCATGACAAATATTAGTCGTGCCAGTTTCTAGAAATACAAATTTCTATACGATCTCTCTGTCTATGTTTTAAGCACCCCGAATCTTTATTAAATaaactaggaattaccaataggtaccattatagtgttattagttagtggcaggtccacccattaaatcccgctaatcagaggtccataattaaaagaaaacatgaaaatggaccaaattttttaagcccaggtcttGTACACGTGTGGAACATATGAGGACGTATTTTTAAATACCGAAAACACCCTTAAGTATATAAAGCAATAAccaaatccatttcttcttcatttctcgatctattcttcttcttcttcattttctcatttGTGGTTCGGTGAAAAGCTCCGGCTATGAAGATCTTCTGAGGTGTTGATCAATTCGTGAATTCAAAATAAGATTAATCGGTAGGTTCACTTCCTTACTGTTGGTAtagtttaggttttcatttttcctttcttcttcaaaagctaattttaatttaggttttttttcttctcggattagagaaatttttatgtttatagcaaaatctaatgtttatgtattagatctgatgttgattcggttatattcaaagttttttcattgtttttggattctatcagcgttttttaattgatttttgggttcgatccatgagtacgtatatgtaatactgaaatatttgTTTTGATTCTGAGGTATTTCGTAAGTTGATTTACCTATACTgatctttattttaagttttttattgattctatcttaatctgagatccaaatctcttgatttcatgggaaaaagaattcaaaattcagattttaaGGTTCCGAAAAGAGGAATTAAATTCAGTTTTTTTGTGTTTATGATCTTCATGCTTGATTCGTTaattttttacttcaattttggTAAAAATACTTTAGATCTAGATAGATAGTgatgttttatgttcatttcattattagatctgatgttttaactcggttttgttggtctttggtttgtttttagtttgcttttgtgtattaatcatcagtacatatatgatgtactgaaggtttttgatgaaaatagtccagatctagttataaaatcatgttttacgtttgtttcgtttgtagatctagaattttagtttcattttgttggcttttggtttggtttcagtttagttttatgtattaaccatcagtacgtatatgacgtactgatttttctgtgtttactatgcttctatatgtttgatttcagtttttgcttgtgtattaaacatcaatacgtatatgacgtactgtttttatgaatcttgatcgtaattattcgatTTTTTGGTTAGATTTTGATGGTTTTAGCTTATTGgaactctcaatttgattttctagttattttctttctttatttctcAAAATCATACTAATCATACTTGTTAAGAGTACTAAGAAGCTCTGTGCTGTAAGTTTTGTTGATTTGAATTGGATTGTTTTAGGAATTATCATGATcttcgttgttgttgcagttttTGAATCGTTTTTTGGAATTGCTATTATGGATTATAGAGTGCCAATTGATAATAAATGTGCATATCTGGTGGTTCACTTGTTTCAGGTTATGCTAGATACAATAGGCCCTGAATTGCAAGTTCTTAATAAAAGTGAAAAATCGATTGCACTGAAGGCTGAATCATCGGTTGTTTTGACTCCGGATCAAGATAAAGAAACAACTTCATATGTATTGCCAATCAATTATGATGGATTAGCAAAGGTGTGCTGAAATTTTGGTTAAATCATAGTGTAATTTCAGTTTGGGCTTGGGAATTGTTGTCACATAATTCGAATATGTTTGCGTTCTGTTGATGTATATCGTAAAATTGGAAAACAATGATTAGGAAGAAGGATGACAGTGTAGATGTTCCCTTGAACCTTCCAATTGTTGTCTTTGGGATACCTGTGTGACTATGTTATCCTAAGCTATATGATTCTGTGCAGGCAGTAAAGAAAGGAGACACCATCTTTCTAGGTCAATACCTGTTCACAGGAAGTGAAACTACATCAGTTTGGCTTGAGGTAAGACACTGAACTCTGACATTTAGAGGAGTTCTTTGGGTATTCCCCATTGATATCTTATATAAATCTTAATATTTGACTTTAGGTATCCTCGGTGAAAGAAGTAGATGTGGTTTGCACATTTAAGAATGCTGCAGTACTGTCTGGATCATTGTTCACTTTGCACGTCTCTCAAATTCACATTTAAGAATGCTGCAGTACGTATCTGTTTAATTGCAAGTGTCTGGATATCTCTCTCTTTCATGTGCTTCAATGTCTAACTAATTGCAGAAGTATTTGTTAGCATCTCATAGTAGTGAAATGGCTGTTACTGATGTCGTGTGTCATTGATCTTATGAACAGAGGGATTATACACTTCTCAATAATCACAGAAGCCTTCATGTTCTTATACGTTTTTGTGCTCTTTTTCTTATgataagtttttccttcttttaggTGATAAGCACCTGGGGTGTCAGAAACGAAATTGACTTTCTCTCCCTATCATATACCCGGCATGCAAAGGATGTTCGCCAAGTAAGAACTTTAAACGAAATTTTAGATTTTTGCcacatttttatttgtttgattcatgagtacgtatgtgaaatactgaaatatgtgctttgttatgttatatatttattattcatggattcatcaattcTTTTTTACAGGcagttgatttttatttcatgaatACGCAGTACAATACGTATAaggcgtactgatagaaacttctttcgattctgttttattcagatttttgtcacttttttttgtttgatccatgagtacgtatgcgcaatactgaaatatgtgctaattTATTTATAATTGATTCTAACAGATATGTACTTTACCTGGAAGCGgtgcagcagatatgtactcgaattgtaAGCAGCggatatatactcgaatttgtaagcagcgcgacagatatgtactcagatttgtaagcagtgcggcATATATGTATTCAAATTTGTTAGcatatatgtactcgaatttgtgagcagtgtgccagatatgtactcaaatttgtaagcagtgtagacacacacgtttggtagtagggagtattatggtcatttctatttttttattaattttggacctccggataaaaaaaactTCTAATTGAAccttactataaataactatatgggctttGGACCAATCAACAAATTTTCCTTAAATAAAAGCTTTGAATGGAACCCAAAATTGACCATACCTTCCTCTCACTCTCTCACTCTCTCTTCAATTATTATATTAGCACCACCCACGTACGTGCTTGCGTTTCCAATCTGAATCTAAGTTATCGAGGACAAGTTAATGATTTGATCTCAGCAGTGACATAATCAACAAGTCCGGTCCTATATAATCTAATCCAAACTTATTAGTCTCTCGCCTCAACTCTCGACCGTCTTAGTGTTTCTCAAATCATCCATGGCAACCAAAAATCAAGATGAAGATCATCAgcttcatattgttatggttcctTGGTTAGCTTTTGGTCATTTAATACCATTTCTTGAGCTCTCGAAGTCCTTGGCTAAGATGGGTCATCGTATCTCTTTTATCTCTACTCCTCGAAATATCCAAAGACTTGTTAAAAATCAATCGTCTTCTCCCTTCATCAACTTCGTTTCCATTCCATTAGCTAAAGATGAAAACTTACGCGACCAAGCAGAGGCCACAATCGACCTTCCTCTAGACGAAGTTCCATATTTGAAGAAAGCTTACGACAGTCTGGAAGGTCCAGTGTCCATCTTCCTTGAAACTTCAAGACCGGATTGGATTATTTACGACTTTGCTCCTCACTGGTTGCCGCCCATCGCATCAAGGCTAGACATTCCTTGTTGCTTCTTTAGCATATTCAATGCATCCGTTAACTGTTTCTTCGGGCCTCCATCGCGTCATACAGAGAGTGATAAAGATGATTCTGTCAGTAGGAACAGGAAAATGCTGGAGGATTTCACTGCTACTCCCAGTTGGATCCCGTTTCCAACTAATTTGGCTTTTCGAATGCATGAAATACGTAAAGTTTTCGGCAGTATTCAAATAAACGTTTCAGGAGTCTCGGACGGACGTCGCTTTGCATGTACCATACAAGGCTGTGAAGTCGTGGCTATTCGGAGTTGCATGGAATTTGAATCCGAGCATTTGGGTCTTCTTGAAAAGCTTTTCGAAAAACCAATCATCCCAGTAGGCTTACTCCCTCCATCACCAGATGTGAATGACGAAGATGACAAACATGAAGAGTGGATGAAGATGAGGGAGTGGCTCGACAAACAAGAGAAAAAATCAGTGGTTTATATAGCTCTGGGAACTGAAGCAGCATTGACTAAAGAAGAAACGTCAGAGTTAGCTCTTGGTTTAGAGTTATCTAATATACCATTCTTTTGGGTACTAGGAAAACCAACGGGATCAACTGACGACCCTTCAAGTATGTTGCCAGAAGGGTTTGAAGAGAGAACAAAAGGAAAAGGATTCCTGTGCTTCAGCTGGGCACCTCAAATGAGGATACTGGGACACCCATCATTGGGAGGTTTCTTGACTCATTGTGGATGGAGTTCAGTTATTGAAGCACTTGGATTTGGATGCCCTTTAATTCTATTGCCAGTAATAAATGATCAAGCACTGAATGCAAGAACTTTGGTTTGGAAAAAGGTAGGATTAGAGATTGAACGGGATGAAGAAGATGGGTCTTTCACAAGGGAGGCAGTTGCGAAGTCGTTAAGGACAGTAACGGTGGATGAAGTAGGGGAAACGTATAGAGCCAAGGTTAAGGAAATGAGACAAGTTTTTGGCAATAATTTATTGCATGATGGGTACGTGGAGAGATTTTCTCAGTATCTCAAAGAGCACAGACGGTCAAACGCCGACAAATTAGTTAAGAATTAGTTAGTGCCTCAGATTTTGAAAGTTGGAAAGGTGCCTCCACCAAAGACtttatttgtttaattatttttattttttgatcgacAGAAGATACGTGAGTCATCATTAATGTATATTTGTGTTGTCACATAatggtttcttttttttcctaAGAAAAAGAATTTTATTAAAGAAGAGAATTACATTTCAGAATCGAATAAGTCTGGGAAATTTCTActaagtttagttgcttgatcAACTAGAATAATAttgttttttttaagaaattCAAACTTAACCAAATGAAAACAAGAACTGATTGTTTTACAGTCTTCTAAGACTGATTTATTATACCAAAATAATTGGTTGCTAGTGGAATTAAAATCATGTATAACTGTTTTAGCATCACTAATGAAGCAAACTTTCTCCAGACTTTTAGCTTTTGCCCATGTCAGAACCTCTAATAATGCTAGACTTTCCGCATCCTCTGCGACATAATGGGAATTCAAAGATGGAGACCCAAAGAAAAAGAACGGAAGAGGATGTTTGGTGACAAATACTTGGAGGATTTAGTACGGCATCTCAAGGTCCCTGAACGTTTACCTCGAGTCACCTCCTCAAATGATCTTGATCAAGTTGACTGTGATCTATGTCatgtttttgattgaaaaaaatcaAACTCTGTCATGAATTGATAGAAAAtaatttatgttttaattttgtACAAGCTACATGAACCTAAACTGCTTCCGTATAGTCTTCTTTTAGATACAAACTACCCGTGAAAGGTTTTCAAATTTTACTCCCtctgttcttttttaataggccagttttgtttttagcgaaatttaaggaaattaagaaaactaatcattgaaagtggtcctcatgacacttgtcaataaaagaagtgaagtgaaatggtccccatgacacttgttagcaaaagaagtaaagtgaagtggtccacatgacacttgtcatcaaaagaagttaagagaaaagtggtccccaaaaattaaaataacatttgactttcccaattaggaaactggtctatttttttgaaacttttatttatagaaactggcctattaaaaaagaacggagggagtatttgtttATTTGTGTTCTAGGAACGGACTCAAAATTAGATGCAATATACCTGTCCCCAAATAAAAAGGTTCTTGACAGCCTAAAATTTTGTGGTGTGTTTTTCTGGGACAAAAATACGGACTACATAGATTTTAGCCGGCAGTCTGTTAGATAGTCAAAATAACTGACGAAAACAAAACTTATGTTGATTATAGTTTTGATTGTTCATCTTTCTGATTACCCCTAGTTAACAATACAACCACTAGTATTTAATTaagtcattttcattttcattttacaaTGGCCACAGAGTTACACGAATTTCTTTATTAGCCTgaatatataaaaatattctATATGTACTGTTTCTTGATAAAATTCTAAAGGGACAAAGCTTTTGTTTTATGTAAAGTTAAATTCTGGatgtaatcaacttttatccgCAAGAGGCTCCTATTTAAACTGGAtcttgtgcccgtgctacgtccGGGAAGCTTCTCAAATttggttcaccaattcaatctaTAACTACAAACTACAAATACAATACATCAATGCCTCTTTCTTTGAACCATATTTTTCATTTGGTGAAGCTCGGCTTCTTCCAAGTCCCCATttaatttggtaaagctcggcttcgcctcgccccatttGATAAAGCTCGGATTCGCCACGCCCTAGTCCCGATTTAATTTgctaaagctcggcttcgccttgtCCCAatcccgatatgatttggtaaagctcggcttcgctcaagtccccatttgatttggtaaagctcggcttcgcccaAGTCCCCATTTGATTTGGTTAAGCTCGGATTCGCCTCGCCccatttggtaaagctcggcttcgcctcgccctagtcccgatttgatttggtaaagaacggcttcgcctcgccccaatCCTGATTTGATTGCGATTTAGAACGGCACCATCATCTTCATATGCAATGTGGTAGACGGTGTAGTTATTATATTGTGCCTGCACCCAATAACTGATTAGCAAAACTTGATAAATTGCTAGGATATTGTAAAGCAATGATTAGTTACATATTATATCCACTACACAACTTTTTTtatcacaacagttcttcctAAAAGCTTAGCAACTGAATTAAAGTTAAATGTTGTAAATTACATATatgcaacaattaaaaaaaagaaaactgaattaCCAAGACAATGTCAAACAATCCATCTCTCAACTGCTCCAAATCTTGCATTCCATGTTGCTTCCTTTGCAGACTAATCAGTAAATAAAAAACCGCATTTCTTCTACCCGAAGACAACATATAAGGCCTTTCACTGTTTACGCTTTCAAAATTATGACTTACAACATGCCAATTACTTTAACAGGTAATAGCCCTAGGAATCTTCTGATTCTTTACTTGAGCGAGCATCTGATGCCTTTCACAACCTAATATACGCTTAcataaaagtttgaaaatatTTACCTCTCTATGAATAAACTATCGAGTTTCTGATTTTCTCCAGGAGTTTTCATATAACTGTGCTAAACAATCCAAACACTACAAGGCAATATATAAAAATGAAATACGGAACTGGCCAAAGTTAACAATGATCATTTATTATTGTGGAGACCCAAGAGTTCTAAGCAATCAAAACATACCTTTAGTGTAAGAGACGACTTCATTACTCAAAGATGTATCACCTGAAATGACTTTGATTACTTAGTTATACGTTTATTACATTGGATGAAATTAAATTTCATAATACGTATCACTAAAAACTCACCTTCAACTCTAACTCGGTGTGGTCGACCATTGTTAAACATGTTCGATATATGCTAGCTTCTCCTTGATTTCCCCAACCTGTAATCCAGTAGTGCAAGTGAATTGGCCTCTGTTtcgaaataaaaaaaagaagaaaatgtagATAGTTATATATAGTTCTCAAGAGATGGATAAATCTCACCTTATCAGAAGTTGCTCAAATCACCCATTGCAACCTAAGTAAGAGCAGGTAAATCTACCTATGTGAAATAAGTGCTTCATGAACAAAACATGGAAATTAGAGAATATTTTCGCTTCACATTAGAGATGTGCTTGCCCTAAGCAATTAAGATTGTCACCATTCATGTAACTGGCAACAAATGTTTTTGCTTGTTTCATAGCTCTTTCAGATATGTCTTGGGGTGCTGCAGACAGGAAACCGTATATGTAAGCAAAAAGAACATGTAAACTTTCCTTCTGAATATGAAAAAATTTCAGTAAAAAAACATGATTTATGGATGTTTTTGTACCTTTTCGCTTGTTTTTAGAACCTTTTTGCTTGTTTGTACTCCGCAATCTTCTTAGCAACCTTTTCCTGTTGGTTCTGCATCTTTGTTCCAaagtttgtttttcagttttctctTTTCCGTGAACTAAAGGTCGCAAAGTTTGTTTGTTGTGCTGAAGCTTTTTAGATCTCAACTGGACATAAAACGGCTTAGCAAGCAACCGAGCAAGCCTAAATCTTCAAGTTGCACTTCCTTATCTGCAAAGCACACATAACTTAGAAAAAATTACAATTGTTAAGACTTTGCATTTCCATTGCAATCTCAATAAAAATACAAACTTAATCCCGTGCCCCCATAGGGGAATAAAAGAAGAAATTCAGTCATGTCTTATCATGAACAATATAGTTTTTCTTTTGCCGTATTCGCCTATTCTTACCTGGAAATATGATACTTTTACTGCTTAGTAGTAATGAATGTCAACAGCTGAAAAATGCCCCAATTTATTGGTTGTAACTTATTAAATGGTTGTGAAATCATTGCTTAGTACGCTGCTTGACTGCAACTTGTAGGCTATTGGTCCTTTAGTGTTATAGAAGGTCAAAGGTCCTTCACGTCACCTTATGCAGAACAGTCAGTTGTTACACACGGTGATTTTAAAACAACGTCTTAAACATATTCAACTGAAAAATTTGAAAGgcatagaaaatataaaaaaaatatctagTGACAAAACACTTCTTAATTTGCTTCCTGGTATCAAGAAAATCACGAAAGACATTGGGGAATTTTTGCTTATTCAAGACTGGCTTGTACATTTGTTGTCGGTACAGAACTACCTAACGTATATGTATAACATAAAGTTGTGACTATGAAAGGAGAGGAGGTGGAAATTGCTTTCACCAAAACAGTCCTGAAATTCTGACAGTATACCCAAATCCAAATCCCTTAAGCTCTTTATTGAAATCCAAAGACACAAATAAGAGCAACATAATTGCGTCGAGAAAGTTAAATAATATAGGGTAGCTTATGTAGCATAATTGAATTTGTTCTTTATAGCATTTTTTTGACCCAAATCAGCATGATAACAAACAGTGATAACTGGATATTTTTCCTAAGCAAAAACACAAAATCCATTGaacgaatttttttttgaagtagcTGTAAAGCTAAAATACAGTTTGGTCTTTCTTAACAATGAGGGAAAGAAGGTTCGATATTAGACCCATGATGAATTCAGTCGTACAATTGCTATGATAATATGGAGTGCAAAATGTGTGCTCAGCAACCAACCATCTGGATTTTGGGTAgataaataacaaaattaaacaatCTGCGCCAGGTTAATCAGTAGTGTAGTTATTACTGAAATGCAGTGGACATAAGAATAATGGTAGCACGAAGGGAAAATTAATAATTCGATACTCTTAATAATTATTTTCCGTAAATCATGTACCTGACAAATGATTACTACTCTTAAGCCTTGATTTTTTTGTCTCTGAAAGGATCTTATAATGTATCTGTAGTTGGCCGCTTTATTTCATTCAAACATTCAAATACTTAGCTTCTGCCAGACCATTCGTGAGCACTTTATGCAAAAGAAGAATCCATAAAATGCAGATAGTCGCAACACTGCAAAAATATATCCCACATAAGATCTCACTCCTGTTGTTCCTGATAATACATACTAAGAAAATACCAAAGTAAAAAGGAAAAACACTCAACTAATTTGTTAAGTATTAGATATGCAGCTAAAATTTTCATCTAAATACAATCACTTGCAGCTACAGAAGGTCTCACCTTCCTCCGCAGTTTTATTTTTTTAGCATGAACGAAGTAATGCTGAACTAAAAAGTAGCATATCCTAATACTGCTCAAGCTGCACATCGCAAAGCTGCACGGGAATCCAGTGACAAACTTGGAATCCGATGCAGCAACATGTACGG
This is a stretch of genomic DNA from Papaver somniferum cultivar HN1 chromosome 1, ASM357369v1, whole genome shotgun sequence. It encodes these proteins:
- the LOC113297205 gene encoding putative UDP-rhamnose:rhamnosyltransferase 1, translated to MATKNQDEDHQLHIVMVPWLAFGHLIPFLELSKSLAKMGHRISFISTPRNIQRLVKNQSSSPFINFVSIPLAKDENLRDQAEATIDLPLDEVPYLKKAYDSLEGPVSIFLETSRPDWIIYDFAPHWLPPIASRLDIPCCFFSIFNASVNCFFGPPSRHTESDKDDSVSRNRKMLEDFTATPSWIPFPTNLAFRMHEIRKVFGSIQINVSGVSDGRRFACTIQGCEVVAIRSCMEFESEHLGLLEKLFEKPIIPVGLLPPSPDVNDEDDKHEEWMKMREWLDKQEKKSVVYIALGTEAALTKEETSELALGLELSNIPFFWVLGKPTGSTDDPSSMLPEGFEERTKGKGFLCFSWAPQMRILGHPSLGGFLTHCGWSSVIEALGFGCPLILLPVINDQALNARTLVWKKVGLEIERDEEDGSFTREAVAKSLRTVTVDEVGETYRAKVKEMRQVFGNNLLHDGYVERFSQYLKEHRRSNADKLVKN